In Pyrus communis chromosome 8, drPyrComm1.1, whole genome shotgun sequence, one genomic interval encodes:
- the LOC137742124 gene encoding putative disease resistance RPP13-like protein 1, producing MAADTFLVAFLQVLVDKLAQREVFKYFGLVKGIDQKLKKWSATLSAIGAVLNDAEERQLTAESNALKLWLDDLRDLAFDAEDVLDKYHTKMLKRQLQHAHSITTSKAWKSIPHRVFNFKMNLEIQKITERLQEISERKDQLSLKIDTGTLTTRAHQHISPSSSLPDGPVIGRAEYKRKIVELLSKQEHRAVNFDVVAIVGMAGVGKTTLAGQVLKDIVATQMFQPAVWVCVSDDFNLQRVTKQILESITSRQCTTEDHNKVQDDLHKELAGKKFLIVLDDVWKTCSYREWMKLQSPFRDGAQGSKIVVTTRDTDVSKMMGAATLVHNLVPMENHFCLQVFEQHAFLNSNDKPPNYELLKEKIVAKCRGLPLAASTLGGVLLRKEIDEWEEILNNKLWSLSNEHDILPVLRLSYFYLPSHLKRCFAYCSILPNDYEFGDVQMILLWMAEGLILSRPEDNKQIEDLGADYFRELVSRSLFQKSTKNTSKYVMHDVIGDLARWAAGDICFRLEDKQNDDGVQLRCFPKARHSSYFMGHYDGAKRFEAFSEVKCLRTFLPLRKGSGYNYLSHQVTSDLLAKLQYLRVLSFNGYRITELPNSIGDLRYLRYLDLSYTAITSLPKSISTLYNLQTLILERCSYLKSLPVDISNLINLRHLNNSDVSWLEGMPPKLGRLVNLQSLPNFVVSGRSDQSGIREIGPLSHLRGTLCISRLENVTDVEDAQRANLKYKVKLDSLVLKWSHPSDTREMESAVLDMLEPHRKIKELTIQSYAGKEFSSWVGGNLFSNMVLVRLEECNNCLSLPPLGQLPLLKELYIRGMNAVESVGAEFYGERNLPFQVLETLEFVEMQHWKEWLPFQLDHGSGVFPYLKTLLVKQCSKLEGKLPENLNSLAKLEIVECEKLVVSTANYKQLRQLNIDGCEVLVHTAAKVEFELLESLWLSSISEVMSLQTGELFNKGLTKVRDLKINGCEEVTSSLKNEGRLLQQLTSLGRLEVEDNSPLVEELGKEAEELQILECRIECLELNKCENLLKVPKGLNQLSSLQKLGIHECSRLVSFPDVGLPPSLKDIEVALCDSLIYLAKFQIPQNLRRIEIRECKNLKSLVDEEAVGSSWSSYSHSCLEHLFIDRCESLMSLSLSGQLLRTLKHLQTCRCEQLERIAQDGFFCDNTNYCLVYFRIWKCENLKSLPDGLCHLSNLQKLHIQECGSLVSIPRLSGGRRPSNLRDISITYCDKLEALPEDMHNLNSLEELKIDYREGLTFPPNLTYLVIRKVKSCKSLWELEWGLHRLTSLSKLGIYGDDPDMVSFPPDMIRMETLLPKSLTRLAIHSFLNLKKLSSKGFQFLTSLQSLQLWNCPKLASIPEEGLPPSLTQLWIAGCPVLKERCQPRKGCYWHKISHIPSIQI from the coding sequence ATGGCGGCAGACACTTTTCTTGTGGCATTCCTCCAAGTGCTGGTTGACAAGTTGGCACAACGCGAGGTCTTCAAGTACTTTGGACTCGTAAAGGGCATCGATCAGAAACTGAAGAAGTGGAGTGCCACCTTGTCTGCAATTGGAGCAGTGCTGAATGACGCGGAGGAAAGGCAACTGACGGCTGAGAGCAACGCACTGAAGCTCTGGCTCGATGATCTCAGGGATTTGGCTTTTGATGCGGAAGACGTGTTGGATAAATATCATACTAAAATGTTGAAACGTCAGCTACAACATGCTCATTCCATCACAACAAGCAAAGCATGGAAATCGATTCCTCATCGTGTTTTCAACTTCAAAATGAACTTGGAAATACAGAAGATTACTGAGCGATTACAAGAGATATCTGAAAGAAAAGACCAGCTTAGTTTGAAAATTGATACTGGGACGTTGACTACAAGGGCACATCAACACATATCGCCTAGTTCTAGTCTACCAGATGGACCTGTGATTGGAAGGGCAGAGTACAAAAGGAAGATTGTTGAGCTGCTGTCAAAGCAAGAGCATCGTGCTGTCAATTTCGATGTAGTTGCAATTGTTGGTATGGCTGGAGTCGGAAAGACAACACTTGCCGGACAAGTACTCAAAGATATTGTTGCAACCCAAATGTTTCAACCAGCCGTTTGGGTGTGTGTATCTGACGACTTCAACCTTCAAAGAGTGACAAAGCAAATTCTTGAATCAATCACATCTCGACAATGTACCACAGAAGATCACAATAAGGTTCAAGATGATCTGCATAAGGAGTTAGCTGGGAAgaagtttttaattgttttagacGATGTTTGGAAAACGTGTAGCTACAGAGAATGGATGAAGCTGCAGTCCCCTTTTCGTGATGGAGCACAAGGAAGCAAGATAGTTGTGACAACACGTGATACAGATGTTTCAAAAATGATGGGAGCTGCCACGCTGGTTCACAATTTGGTGCCTATGGAAAATCATTTTTGTTTGCAAGTATTTGAGCAGCATGCATTCTTAAATTCTAACGACAAACCGCCAAATTACGAGTTACTTAAGGAGAAAATTGTTGCAAAGTGTAGGGGATTGCCTTTGGCCGCGAGTACCCTCGGTGGTGTTCTACTTCGTAAAGAAATAGACGAATGGGAAGAAATATTGAACAACAAGTTGTGGAGTCTCTCAAATGAGCATGACATACTTCCCGTGTTGAGACTAAGTTACTTTTATCTTCCTTCACATTTGAAAAGATGCTTTGCCTATTGCTCAATACTTCCAAATGACTATGAATTCGGGGATGTGCAAATGATCCTTCTGTGGATGGCCGAGGGTTTGATTCTTTCTCGACCAGAAGATAATAAGCAAATTGAAGATTTAGGTGCTGATTATTTTCGAGAGCTCGTATCTAGGTCATTGTTTCAAAAGTCAACCAAAAATACTTCAAAATATGTGATGCATGACGTCATTGGTGATTTAGCACGATGGGCAGCTGGAGATATTTGTTTTAGATTGGAAGATAAGCAAAATGATGATGGTGTACAACTTCGATGCTTTCCAAAGGCACGCCATTCGTCTTACTTTATGGGTCACTATGATGGGGCTAAAAGATTTGAGGCATTTTCTGAAGTGAAGTGTCTGCGAACCTTCTTGCCACTAAGAAAGGGTTCTGGCTACAATTATTTAAGCCATCAGGTCACTTCTGATTTATTGGCAAAATTGCAGTACTTGCGGGTGCTTTCTTTTAATGGCTATAGAATAACTGAGCTGCCAAACTCAATTGGTGATTTGAGATATCTACGGTATCTTGACCTTTCCTACACAGCTATAACTAGTTTGCCTAAATCGATAAGTACTCTTTACAACTTGCAGACATTGATATTGGAACGCTGTTCCTATTTGAAGTCATTGCCTGTAGACATAAGTAATCTAATTAATTTGCGCCATCTCAACAACTCAGATGTATCTTGGTTGGAAGGAATGCCTCCAAAACTAGGTAGATTGGTGAATCTCCAATCTTTGCCTAATTTTGTGGTCAGTGGGAGAAGTGATCAATCAGGAATAAGAGAGATAGGGCCTCTATCGCATCTCCGAGGGACATTGTGCATCTCAAGATTGGAGAATGTGACTGATGTCGAGGATGCTCAGAGGGCCAACTTAAAATACAAGGTGAAGCTTGATTCGTTGGTCCTAAAATGGTCTCATCCAAGCGACACAAGAGAAATGGAATCTGCTGTGCTTGACATGTTAGAGCCTCATAGAAAGATCAAGGAGCTCACCATCCAGAGTTATGCCGGAAAGGAATTTTCATCATGGGTTGGAGGTAATTTGTTCTCTAATATGGTGCTTGTGCGCTTAGAGGAATGTAACAATTGTTTGTCGTTGCCACCGCTCGGACAATTGCCTCTACTCAAAGAACTTTATATTAGAGGAATGAATGCAGTGGAAAGTGTTGGTGCTGAGTTTTATGGAGAGCGTAACTTGCCTTTTCAGGTATTAGAGACTCTTGAGTTTGTGGAAATGCAGCATTGGAAAGAATGGCTTCCTTTCCAACTGGATCACGGAAGTGGTGTTTTCCCTTACCTGAAAACACTCTTAGTAAAACAATGTTCTAAACTGGAGGGTAAGCTGCCAGAGAACCTCAATTCTTTAGCTAAGCTTGAAATTGTTGAATGTGAAAAATTAGTGGTTTCGACTGCCAACTACAAACAACTTCGTCAATTAAACATTGACGGTTGTGAAGTGTTGGTGCATACAGCTGCTAAGGTTGAGTTTGAGTTATTAGAGTCCTTGTGGCTTTCAAGCATTTCAGAGGTGATGTCTCTGCAAACAGGGGAATTGTTCAACAAGGGATTAACCAAGGTTAGAGATTTGAAGATTAATGGATGTGAGGAGGTGACGTCTTCATTGAAGAATGAGGGTAGATTATTGCAGCAGTTGACTTCTCTTGGCCGTTTGGAAGTTGAAGACAACTCTCCTCTTGTTGAAGAATTGGGAAAAGAAGCAGAGGAATTGCAAATATTGGAGTGCAGGATTGAATGTTTGGAGTTAAACAAGTGTGAAAATCTTTTGAAGGTACCAAAAGGGTTAAATCAGTTGTCATCTCTTCAAAAGCTTGGCATACACGAATGTTCACGTCTAGTTTCTTTCCCAGATGTTGGTCTGCCACCTTCTCTTAAAGACATCGAGGTGGCATTGTGCGATTCATTGATATATCTTGCAAAATTCCAGATTCCCCAAAATCTCAGAAGAATAGAGATAAGAGAGtgcaaaaatttgaaatcactaGTAGATGAGGAGGCTGTTGGTTCTTCTTGGTCGTCTTATTCTCATAGTTGTCTTGAGCACTTGTTTATCGATAGATGTGAATCTCTGATGTCGTTATCATTGAGTGGCCAGCTTCTCAGGACGCTTAAACACCTTCAGACATGCAGATGTGAACAACTGGAGCGAATCGCACAGGATGGGTTCTTCTGCGACAACACTAATTACTGTCTTGTATATTTTAGGATATGGAAGTGTGAAAATCTGAAATCCTTACCGGATGGTTTATGCCACCTCAGCAATCTTCAAAAGCTACACATTCAAGAATGTGGAAGTCTTGTTTCCATCCCGAGACTGAGTGGGGGGAGAAGACCCTCCAACCTGAGAGATATCTCCATCACCTATTGCGACAAATTGGAGGCGTTGCCCGAAGACATGCACAATCTCAACTCTCTTGAGGAATTGAAAATCGACTACCGTGAAGGTTTGACATTTCCTCCCAACCTCACATATCTTGTAATTCGGAAGGTCAAGAGTTGTAAGTCATTGTGGGAGTTGGAGTGGGGGTTGCACAGACTCACCTCTCTTAGCAAGTTGGGGATCTATGGCGATGACCCGGATATGGTGTCGTTTCCACCCGACATGATCCGCATGGAGACACTCCTCCCCAAATCTCTCACTCGTCTCGCAATACATAGCTTCCTGAATCTGAAGAAACTGAGCAGCAAGGGCTTTCAATTCCTCACCTCCCTTCAATCTCTTCAACTCTGGAATTGTCCAAAGCTAGCATCCATTCCAGAGGAGGGTCTGCCTCCTTCACTTACGCAACTTTGGATCGCTGGGTGTCCTGTGCTAAAAGAGAGATGTCAACCAAGAAAAGGATGCTACTGGCACAAAATATCCCACATCCCTTCCATACAGATATAG
- the LOC137743227 gene encoding uncharacterized protein: MEKLLVQIFERKKWIVNQAKQQALLFEQHLASKCLIDGIAPPPWLCSSTDPNNVLNKQELNSGVPLHGALPMIPFSSHCSVFDKPAPTTVSGELPNGLCTEFHGLDKGFGAGDEVSVLPHCSVGNAGRVSKSVPQDVREKDPSVTSPEDVRDARISDIYHDPALSPARGAGDVVSTLPQCPVSNAASSSNSVPQDPRKEDLSNTSPEDQRDARTSDIYHDPALSLARVQRSKSRQKALEIRNSAKKCFSLDKNNGIGYASGTIGCVISSLQSDHVDELNLFKPPETSDYACEVEEAKIGKFRSKERGTSISSGRITRSRSSGQQSNHVNKPLELVNCFHITNDCRQENEATVGDYFTKEKGSSMYSGRTTRSRSASQEPSCLDEMSKLEHLSNSISEDGVRNSLQHPKHVDEMVEVVKSCDVIDGSCEAKTKVGECWGKGISDYSGRITRSRSSSRNPNDVNNSPKVDTTCVSVKGDGGTIHHSTGTSTQPPQRLSWTTGDPDFHDAHGSQVSILRSLPAQSNLEFCAVNGEKHSSKEDSSGEYVFRSTGSQAVCRTEKIVKGTIANISGQRINQSTYAASKKSHDSQRTQISSGRSVPIQCDQDLFVENSTDSSDKENDVDHYAGRKTSNNNNSKHLSEKLTRGSAGIRHQDVSSAMVKEVPCTQTSEFVKAATGGETEIDPDVSVEGSGSKLDGTGLKVGVEVLASRQPADCNVFVNPKQLNFDDVEESCRNGCYTPLKEGMQGRSSEKSSLSLMHTEDIRDEGMTVDYQEDCNSSLPMNFLGDPEVSVKGKDLQSALSESPAEDSKSVSNGNAVLSVKEASYDHNDGGTSTLLESGNRESLCGSTGSVEHSPKALLESQGPLSREDVAKSILSRSPVEETPRHEDHDMIESSESSPKAQIKEGETSDELNVVKPPDTSACEVEEAKIGDFQSKEGGTAINSSRTARSRSSGQQESSLNVSGSASNARKTGGTLAGSIGISPRLSNHANQPLESVNYSHITNESCQKKEAKARDHFLLEGSCPQHKRRKTGHKTADYLPASLDLREHGFYTVSSDSACGNLGSVEHSPKAMLESQGLSVSQEDVVKSNVSRISVGETHQNEDPHMIDWSESSPKAQMTEGRISLGCGNTSGNACFTFMDKEFEESILSLMKQTGGRSQNSLMEETGAAHPPSIIVDSGSQCIEENTVSLTLENHLTIGHAEHLTCARREMQEMRFDLEGTSNFGSPRSQSLDLIGVDDTKPELEGFVMQTDDEPTSIAGKGVGFDEWNLPSTTIEHASILEQLCQSACMQTPVACSSASYKLHNIPNLYQSVPTGLLEGVDMRTMNDAVKQLRDGHSCSSEEVGQAFYARSYSDCLLNHSGQSSWDTKKPYLSPVGKLWDITGSRTSSSRKQGSLNLELPCISEENENADEVADTFQGGIVSDALNSSIQRVPLADITEIPNPPASVSKAEPYADRLSLDSMNTEISFTGTHKSFKQRLGIQNSSKRRYNNKENLSMSQATNDIKRTTGSLHNRFSKPKLSGKTSLRKGGPSLSEQEPKRNNIVSSMTSFIPLVQQKQAAAVVTGKRDIKVKALEAAEAAKRLAEKKENERKMKKEALKLERSRMEQENMKQLEVQKKKKEEERKKKEADMASKKRQREEEERKEKERKRMRVEARRQQREHEYKLPAEKVENEMKSQAIDGRGHGGKKSKDETANKKMEAERGFDNSRNISETQPSTSRISISNAGRESIVHEEFHEASSNYGYKAESGAE, translated from the exons ATGGAGAAGCTGTTGGTGCAGATCTTCGAGCGGAAGAAATGGATTGTTAACCAAGCAAAGCAGCAGGCTTTACTCTTCGAGCAACACCTCGCCTCCAAATGCCTAATAGACGGAATCGCCCCTCCTCCCTGGCTTTGCTCCTCCACCGACCCCAACAATG TGTTGAACAAACAAGAGCTGAATTCCGGAGTTCCACTCCATGGCGCGCTGCCTATGATCCCTTTTAGTAGTCACTGTTCTGTGTTTGACAAGCCAGCTCCCACAACTGTCAGTGGGGAGCTACCAAATGGTTTGTGCACTGAATTTCATGGTTTGGACAAAGGTTTTGGTGCTGGAGATGAGGTGTCAGTTTTGCCACATTGCTCCGTAGGTAATGCTGGGCGTGTATCCAAAAGCGTTCCTCAAGATGTGAGGGAAAAGGATCCTAGTGTTACATCTCCAGAAGATGTGAGGGATGCAAGAATCTCAGACATTTACCATGATCCAGCTCTATCACCAGCTAGAGGTGCAGGAGATGTGGTATCAACTTTGCCACAATGCCCTGTTAGTAATGCCGCAAGTTCCTCCAACAGTGTTCCTCAAGATCCGAGAAAAGAGGATCTGAGTAATACATCTCCTGAAGATCAGAGGGATGCAAGAACCTCTGACATTTACCATGACCCAGCTCTATCACTGGCTAGAGTTCAGAGATCCAAATCCAGACAAAAAGCGTTGGAAATTCGCAACAGTGCCAAAAAATGCTTTTCACTGGATAAGAACAATGGTATTGGGTATGCTAGTGGAACAATTGGGTGTGTGATATCTTCCCTACAGTCTGACCATGTTGATGAACTGAACTTATTCAAACCTCCTGAGACAAGTGATTATGCATGTGAAGTGGAAGAAGCAAAAATAGGCAAGTTTCGAAGCAAGGAAAGAGGTACTAGCATCTCCTCTGGTAGAATTACAAGATCTAGAAGCTCTGGTCAGCAGTCTAACCATGTAAATAAACCGTTGGAATTGGTTAATTGCTTTCATATCACTAATGATTGTCGCCAAGAGAATGAAGCAACAGTAGGTGATTATTTTACCAAGGAAAAGGGAAGCAGCATGTACTCTGGGAGAACAACAAGATCTAGAAGTGCTAGTCAAGAACCTAGTTGTCTTGATGAAATGTCCAAGTTGGAGCATTTATCTAACAGCATAAGTGAAGATGGTGTCAGAAATTCATTGCAACATCCGAAACATGTTGACGAAATGGTGGAAGTGGTGAAATCTTGTGATGTTattgatggaagttgtgaagcgAAAACAAAAGTGGGGGAGTGCTGGGGCAAGGGAATCAGTGATTACAGTGGCAGAATAACAAGATCCAGAAGTTCTTCCCGAAACCCAAACGATGTTAACAATTCTCCGAAGGTAGATACCACCTGTGTGTCTGTGAAGGGTGATGGCGGTACAATCCATCATTCCACCGGTACGTCAACACAGCCACCTCAGCGTTTAAGTTGGACTACAGGAGATCCTGATTTCCATGATGCACATGGGTCTCAAGTGTCCATTTTAAGGTCTCTACCTGCTCAAAGTAATCTTGAGTTTTGTGCAGTAAATGGGGAAAAGCATTCAAGTAAGGAGGATTCTTCTGGGGAGTATGTCTTCAGAAGTACTGGGTCACAAGCTGTGTGTAGGACTGAAAAAATAGTGAAAGGCACCATCGCCAATATATCTGGTCAAAGAATTAATCAGTCAACATATGCTGCATCTAAAAAGTCTCATGATTCACAGAGAACTCAAATATCTTCTGGAAGGTCTGTTCCAATTCAATGTGATCAGGATCTGTTTGTGGAGAATTCAACAGATTCTTCAGACAAGGAAAATGATGTAGATCACTATGCTGGTAGAAAGAcaagtaacaacaacaacagcaagCATTTGTCAGAGAAACTGACTCGTGGGTCTGCAGGAATCAGGCACCAGGATGTATCAAGTGCTATGGTAAAAGAGGTACCTTGTACTCAAACCAGTGAATTTGTTAAAGCTGCAACTGGTGGAGAAACTGAAATTGATCCTGATGTATCGGTTGAAGGTTCTGGATCAAAATTGGATGGTACTGGGCTTAAAGTTGGAGTGGAAGTTTTAGCCTCAAGGCAGCCAGCTGATTGTAATGTGTTTGTGAATCCCAAGCAACTTAATTTTGATGATGTGGAAGAGTCCTGTAGGAATGGATGTTATACTCCtcttaaagagggaatgcaggGAAGGTCATCAGAGAAAAGTTCTCTTTCCTTGATGCACACTGAAGATATACGGGATGAAGGAATGACTGTCGATTACCAAGAAGACTGTAACTCATCCCTGCCAATGAATTTTCTGGGGGATCCGGAAGTTTCAGTCAAAGGAAAGGACCTCCAGAGTGCTTTATCTGAATCCCCTGCAGAGGATTCTAAAAGTGTCTCTAATGGAAATGCTGTCCTATCAGTTAAAGAGGCATCCTATGATCATAATGATGGAGGTACTAGTACTTTGCTAGAAAGTGGCAATAGAGAGTCTCTGTGTGGAAGCACAGGAAGCGTAGAGCATAGTCCAAAGGCCTTACTAGAATCTCAAGGCCCACTTTCTCGGGAGGATGTTGCAAAATCAATTCTTAGTAGAAGTCCAGTTGAAGAAACGCCTCGACATGAGGACCACGACATGATAGAGAGCTCTGAATCTTCACCTAAGGCACAGATTAAAGAG GGTGAAACTAGTGATGAACTGAATGTGGTCAAACCTCCTGATACAAGTGCTTGTGAAGTGGAAGAGGCAAAAATAGGTGATTTTCAAAGCAAGGAAGGAGGCACTGCTATCAACTCTAGTAGAACTGCAAGATCTAGAAGCTCTGGCCAACAGGAGAGCTCTTTGAATGTCAGTGGTTCAGCCAGTAATGCCAGAAAAACTGGCGGTACACTTGCAGGTTCTATTGGCATATCACCTCGGCTGTCTAACCATGCAAATCAACCCTTGGAATCGGTTAATTATTCTCATATCACTAATGAAAGTTGccaaaagaaggaagcaaaGGCAAGAGATCACTTTCTTTTGGAGGGTTCATGCCCTCAGCATAAACGAAGAAAGACTGGGCATAAAACAGCTGATTACCTGCCTGCTTCCTTGGACTTGAGAGAACATGGCTTTTACACTGTCAGTAGTGATTCTGCGTGTGGGAACTTGGGAAGTGTAGAACATAGTCCAAAGGCCATGCTAGAATCTCAAGGACTTTCAGTTTCCCAGGAGGATGTTGTGAAATcaaatgtcagcagaatctcaGTCGGAGAAACACATCAAAATGAGGATCCCCACATGATAGATTGGTCTGAATCTTCACCTAAGGCACAGATGACAGAG GGTAGAATCAGCTTGGGATGCGGGAATACAAGTGGGAATGCATGTTTCACTTTCATGGATAAAGAATTTGAAGAATCAATCTTAAGTTTGATGAAGCAGACTGGTGGCCGGTCTCAAAATTCTTTGATGGAGGAAACAGGAGCAGCACATCCGCCAAGCATTATCGTTGATTCAGGAAGTCAATGCATAGAAGAGAACACTGTTTCATTAACTCTTGAGAATCATCTTACAATAGGACATGCTGAACATTTGACTTGTGCTCGAAGAGAAATGCAGGAAATGAGATTTGATCTTGAAGGGACCAGTAATTTTGGATCTCCACGTAGCCAATCCTTGGATTTGATTGGTGTCGATGATACAAAGCCTGAGCTTGAGGGGTTCGTTATGCAAACAGATGATGAACCAACAAGCATTGCTGGAAAGGGAGTTGGCTTTGACGAGTGGAACCTTCCAAGCACTACAATTGAACATGCCAGCATTCTGGAGCAGCTGTGCCAATCTGCTTGCATGCAAACTCCAGTTGCATGCTCTTCTGCTTCATATAAGTTGCATAATATTCCAAATCTCTACCAGTCTGTTCCAACTGGGCTTCTAGAGGGTGTGGATATGAGGACCATGAATGATGCTGTCAAGCAATTAAGGGATGGTCATAGTTGCTCGAGTGAGGAAGTTGGCCAGGCGTTTTATGCAAGGTCCTATTCTGATTGCCTATTAAATCATAGTGGTCAATCTAGTTGGGATACTAAGAAACCTTATCTGTCTCCAGTTGGGAAACTTTGGGATATAACTGGTTCAAGGACTAGCAGTTCAAGGAAGCAAGGAAGCTTAAATCTGGAGCTTCCCTGCATCagtgaagaaaatgagaatGCAGATGAGGTAGCTGATACTTTCCAAGGTGGCATTGTTTCAGATGCATTAAATAGCTCAATACAAAGAGTACCCCTTGCTGACATTACTGAGATTCCAAACCCTCCTGCATCAGTTTCTAAAGCTGAACCATATGCAGATAGACTTAGCCTAGATTCCATGAATACTGAAATCAGCTTTACAGGCACTCATAAGAGCTTCAAACAGAGGCTTGGAATCCAAAACAGCAGCAAGAGAAGATATAACAATAAGGAGAACCTGAGCATGTCACAAGCAACAAACGATATTAAGAGGACTACTGGATCACTTCATAACAGGTTCAGTAAACCAAAATTATCTGGAAAAACCAGTTTGAGAAAAGGTGGTCCAAGTTTGTCAGAGCAGGAGCCAAAACGTAACAATATCGTGTCCAGCATGACTTCTTTCATTCCACTTGTTCAACAGAAACAAGCAGCTGCAGTTGTAACAG GAAAGAGGGACATCAAAGTGAAGGCCCTGGAGGCAGCTGAAGCTGCAAAGCGTCTTgcagaaaagaaagagaatgaacgcaagatgaagaaggaagcCTTGAAACTTGAGCGGTCAAGAATGGAGCAGGAGAATATGAAGCAATTGGAGGtgcagaaaaaaaagaaagaagaagagaggaagaaaaaagaagctgatatggcatcaaagaagagacaaagggaagaggaagaaaggaaggagaaggaaagaaagagaatGCGTGTTGAAGCCCGTAGACAGCAGAGAGAACATGAATACAAGTTACCTGCTGAAAAAGTAGAGAATGAAATGAAAAGCCAGGCCATT GATGGAAGAGGCCATGGCGGTAAGAAATCTAAGGATGAAACGGCAAATAAGAAGATGGAGGCAGAAAGGGGATTTGACAATTCCAGAAATATTTCGGAGACTCAGCCTAGTACTTCCAGGATTTCAATAAGCAACGCCGGAAGAGAAAGTATTGTCCATGAAGAGTTCCATGAGGCCTCGAGTAATTATGGGTATAAAGCAGAG TCTGGAGCAGAGTGA